Genomic window (Pseudomonas azadiae):
AGATCACCGAATAAGACAGCACGTTCTGCACATACTGGCGGGTTTCGTCGAACGGGATGCTTTCCACCCACACATCAAAACTCAGGTGATCCGCACCGCGCAGCCACTGGCGCACGCGCCCTGGGCCGGCGTTGTAGGCGGCGGACGCGAGCACGCGGTTGCCGTTGAACTGGCTGTGCACCTGGCTCAGATACGCGGCGCCGAGCTGAATATTCTTGTCCGGGTCTAGCACTTGGGCCGGGGAGGCCAGGGGAATGCTGAATTTGCGTGCGGTTTCCTTGGCGGTGCCGGGCATCAGTTGCATCAGGCCGCTGGCGCCGACGCCGGAGCGGGCGTCGTCCATGAACGCACTTTCCTGGCGGGTGATGGCAAAGATCCAGCTGGAATGCAGGCCGCGCACCTTGGCCTCGCGCACCAGGGTATCGCGGTGGGCCATCGGGAAGCGGATGTCCAGGTCGTCCCAGTACTGCGCCTGGCTGATGGTGCGGATGGCCGGGAAGTACCACTTCATGTCGTAGGCCAGCTTGGCCTGGGCGACCATTTCGTCGCGGTTGAAGTGTCGGCTGACGTGGTACCACTCGCGGCGCCCGTCGACGATCTGGCCACGCGCATAAAATTCTAGTGCGCGCCGCACGCCGGGGGTGTTGCGGACCTTGTTGACCAGCGCCTGGCTCATCACCAGAGGCCTGTTGTTCAACTGGTAGGGCGATTTCGAGCGGTCAGCGGCAAGGAAGCCATAAAAGTCGCGTTCCTTGGCCACGTTTTTGTACAACACCAGCGCTTGCGGGTTTTTCGGCTCGGCCAGTTCCAGGCTGCGGGCCTGCCAGTAGCGCCAGCGGTTGGTGGTGGCCAGGTCCTGCGGCAACTTGCGGGTCAACTGGTAGGCATCTTCCCAGCGGGCCAGGCGCAACAGCAGGCGCAGACGCCACTCGGAGACGGTGTTGTCGCGCAATTCGGGGTCGTATTGGGTCATCACCTCAAGGGCGCGCGGGTCGTAGCGCTTGGCCAGGGTCAGGCCGATTTCCCGGGCGATGGACACTTTTTCGTCACGGGAGAAGCGCATGCTGCTGGCGTAGCCGTCGAGCAGGGTCATGGCTTTGTCCGGGTCCTGGCGTGCCAGGCGGCGCAGGCCCAGGCCCACGGCGTCCGACATGGCCTCGGTGGCCGGCAGGAACCGTGATGGATCGCTGAGCATGTCGGGCTTTTGCGCAACGTCCACCATCAAGCGGCCTTGGGCGGCGAGGGTGGGCAGAGTTTTGACTAGGCTGTTGGCCAGCGCGTAGTTGCGCGCTTCGGCGGCGAGTTTGGCGCGGTCCCAGATCTTCTGCTCGGTGAGCTGGCCGTCAGCCGCCCATTGGCCGAACGTGACATCGCAGGCCGCCGGTTGGGACTTGCCGGTCATCCAGAGTTTTTCGGCGGTCTTGTAGCCTTCGGCTTTCTGGTTGTGGGTGAGCTGGTACTGGCCATGCAGGCAGTCCAGTTCGACGAAATTGAGCTTGGCGTCGTAGTACTTTTCAAAGGTCTGCCAGTCGCCGCGCTCGGCCAGCCAGCGCAACCAGCGCAATTTCATCCAATTGGCCTGGGGCAGGTCACCGTTTTTGGCCAGGAACTGTTCGATTTCCTGGTTACTCGCGGTTTTCAGACGCGCGGTCAATTCGTCGTAGGCCAGGTACGGCGTCAGCGGATAGTCGGCCAGAGCCTGGCTGTATTGCATGTACGGGCCGGTGTCGCCTTTGGCCAAGGCGCGTTTGGCTTCATCGTAATATTGACGTTGGGTGGTGAGGTCCACGGCCTGGGCGGATTGAACGGCGGTGGCGGAAAGAAGCAGACAAGATAAAAAGTTGAAAAGGCGACTGCGCATGAGACGTCCGTGCAGAGAAATCACGACTAGCACCGGCACCGCCGACACTGATTGCCCCTAGCTTAGCCTGTTGCCTGACGCCTGAGAAAGCTTTGCTGGCCGGTTCGTTCAAGTTCGTTGGAAATGTCCTACAGAACGTGTCGGCAGCGAAAATCCCAGCCGCATCCCACCCTCAACTCAGGTAGAATGCGCGCCCGGTTTTTGGAGAAGCGTATGACCCTGCTCAAATTCAGCGATGTGTCCCTTGCTTTCGGCGCTATGCCGTTGTTGGACAAGGTGTCCTGGCAGATCGCCCGTGGTGAGCGGGTGTGCATCATCGGCCGCAACGGCACCGGCAAGTCCAGCATGATGAAGCTGGTCAAAGGCGACCAAAAGCCCGATGAGGGCTCTGTCTGGCGCGCCCCGGGCCTCAAAATTGGCGAATTGCCGCAGGAATTGCCGGTAGCCGACGAGCGGACAGTATTCGACGTGGTTGCCGAAGGCCTCGATGGCGTGGGCGCCTTGCTCGCCGAGTACCATCACCTGGCGCAGAACTGCGTGACCGAAGCCGACCTGGACAAACTGATGCACGTCCAGCAAGACCTCGAAGCCCGTGACGGCTGGCGCCTGCAGCAACTGGTCGACAGCACCCTGAGCCGCCTGCAGCTGCCGGCCGACAAGACCCTCGCCCAGTTGTCCGGCGGCTGGCGTCGTCGCGTGCTGCTGGCCCAGGCCCTGGTGTCCGAGCCGGACCTGCTGCTGCTCGACGAGCCGACCAACCACCTGGATATCGGCGCGATTGCCTGGCTCGAAGAAGCCCTCAAGGATTTCCAGGGCGCCGTGCTGTTCATCACGCACGACCGGTCCTTCCTGCAAAACCTGGCCACCCGTATCCTGGAACTGGACCGTGGCGGCCTGATCGACTGGAACGGCGACTACGCCAGCTTCCTGGTGCACAAGGAAGCCGCACTCTCGGCTGAAGAGACCGCCAACGCCCTGTTCGACAAGAAACTGGCCCAGGAAGAAGTCTGGATCCGCCAGGGCATCAAGGCGCGCCGCACCCGTAACGAAGGCCGCGTGCGTGCATTGAAAGCGCTGCGTGTTGAGCGCAGCGAACGTCGCGAGCGCACCGGCAAGGCCAACATCCAGCTCGATACCGCCGACAAGTCGGGCAAGCAAGTGATGGTGCTGGAAAACGTCAGCTTCCATCACCCGCAAGGCCCGTTCCTGATCAAGGACTTCTCCATGGTCCTGGCACGCGGCGACCGTATCGGCCTGCTGGGTGCCAACGGCACCGGCAAGACCACCTTGCTCAAGCTGATGCTCGGCGGTCT
Coding sequences:
- a CDS encoding transglycosylase SLT domain-containing protein, translated to MRSRLFNFLSCLLLSATAVQSAQAVDLTTQRQYYDEAKRALAKGDTGPYMQYSQALADYPLTPYLAYDELTARLKTASNQEIEQFLAKNGDLPQANWMKLRWLRWLAERGDWQTFEKYYDAKLNFVELDCLHGQYQLTHNQKAEGYKTAEKLWMTGKSQPAACDVTFGQWAADGQLTEQKIWDRAKLAAEARNYALANSLVKTLPTLAAQGRLMVDVAQKPDMLSDPSRFLPATEAMSDAVGLGLRRLARQDPDKAMTLLDGYASSMRFSRDEKVSIAREIGLTLAKRYDPRALEVMTQYDPELRDNTVSEWRLRLLLRLARWEDAYQLTRKLPQDLATTNRWRYWQARSLELAEPKNPQALVLYKNVAKERDFYGFLAADRSKSPYQLNNRPLVMSQALVNKVRNTPGVRRALEFYARGQIVDGRREWYHVSRHFNRDEMVAQAKLAYDMKWYFPAIRTISQAQYWDDLDIRFPMAHRDTLVREAKVRGLHSSWIFAITRQESAFMDDARSGVGASGLMQLMPGTAKETARKFSIPLASPAQVLDPDKNIQLGAAYLSQVHSQFNGNRVLASAAYNAGPGRVRQWLRGADHLSFDVWVESIPFDETRQYVQNVLSYSVIYGQKLNSPQPLVDWHERYFDDQ
- a CDS encoding ATP-binding cassette domain-containing protein, whose product is MTLLKFSDVSLAFGAMPLLDKVSWQIARGERVCIIGRNGTGKSSMMKLVKGDQKPDEGSVWRAPGLKIGELPQELPVADERTVFDVVAEGLDGVGALLAEYHHLAQNCVTEADLDKLMHVQQDLEARDGWRLQQLVDSTLSRLQLPADKTLAQLSGGWRRRVLLAQALVSEPDLLLLDEPTNHLDIGAIAWLEEALKDFQGAVLFITHDRSFLQNLATRILELDRGGLIDWNGDYASFLVHKEAALSAEETANALFDKKLAQEEVWIRQGIKARRTRNEGRVRALKALRVERSERRERTGKANIQLDTADKSGKQVMVLENVSFHHPQGPFLIKDFSMVLARGDRIGLLGANGTGKTTLLKLMLGGLQPTSGKVEEGTRIDVAYFDQLRHQLDLEKTVIDNVAEGRDFIDIDGQSRHVLSYLGDFLFSPQRARTPVKALSGGERARLLLAKLFSKPANLLVLDEPTNDLDVETLELLEEVLLTFNGTVLMVSHDRAFLDNVVTSTLVFEGEGKVREYVGGYQDWLRQGGSPRLLGVTESKSGKADLTSAVVAPVAAAAPAQEAAPAAKKKLSYKLQRELEALPGDIDAKEQQIAAVEAEMADAAFYQRPAAETAKVIASLEKLNQELEVLVERWAELDG